In the Sarcophilus harrisii chromosome 1, mSarHar1.11, whole genome shotgun sequence genome, one interval contains:
- the FEM1C gene encoding protein fem-1 homolog C, which translates to MDLKTAVFNAARDGKLRLLAKLLASKSKEEVALLISEKTNGATPLLMAARYGHLDMVEYLLEQCSASIEIGGSVNFDGETIEGAPPLWAASAAGHLKVVQSLLDHGASVNNTTLTNSTPLRAACFDGHLEIVKYLVEHKADLEVSNRHGHTCLMISCYKGHKEIAQYLLEKGADVNRKSVKGNTALHDCAESGSLDIMKMLLKYSAKMEKDGYGMTPLLSASVTGHTNIVDFLTQHAQTSKTERINALELLGATFVDKKRDLLGALKYWKRAMDMRYSDRTNIISKPVPQTLIMAYDYAKEVNSAEELENLIADPDEMRMQALLIRERILGPSHPDTSYYIRYRGAVYADSGNFKRCINLWKYALDMQQNNLDPLSPMTASSLLSFAELFSFMLQDRAKGLLGTTVTFDDLMGILCKSVLEIDRAIKQTQCPPDQIQLNKALSIILHLVCLLEKVPCTPEQDHFKKQTIYKFLKLHPRGKNNFSPLHLAVDKNTTCVGRYPVCKFPSLQVTAVLVECGADVNVRDSDDNSPLHIAALNNHPDIMNLLIKSGSHFDATNSHKQTASDLLDEKEIAKNLIQPINHTTLQCLAARVIVNHSICYKGHIPEKLENFVLLHR; encoded by the exons ATGGATCTAAAGACAGCAGTGTTTAATGCAGCTCGGGATGGCAAGCTGCGCCTTCTTGCCAAGTTGCTGGCAAGCAAATCAAAAGAGGAAGTGGCCTTGTTGATCTCTGAAAAAACAAATGGTGCCACTCCACTTTTGATGGCAGCCCGATATGGGCACCTTGACATGGTGGAATACCTTCTGGAGCAGTGCAGTGCCTCCATAGAGATTGGAGGCTCTGTGAATTTTGATGGTGAAACGATTGAGGGGGCCCCACCTTTATGGGCAGCTTCTGCAGCAGGACATTTGAAGGTAGTCCAATCCTTGCTAGACCACGGAGCATCTGTCAACAACACAACTTTGACTAATTCAACTCCTCTTAGGGCTGCCTGTTTTGATGGTCACCTGGAAATAGTCAAATATCTTGTGGAACACAAAGCTGATTTGGAAGTTTCAAACCGTCATGGTCATACATGCTTAATGATTTCATGTTACAAAGGACATAAAGAAATTGCTCAGTATTTACTTGAAAAGGGGGCTGATGTTAATAGAAAAAGTGTTAAAG gAAACACTGCACTGCATGATTGCGCAGAATCTGGAAGTTTGGACATCATGAAAATGCTTCTTAAGTATAGTGCCAAGATGGAAAAGGATGGCTATGGAATGACTCCCCTTCTGTCAGCAAGTGTGACAGGTCACACAAATATTGTGGATTTTCTGACACAACATGCACAGACTAGCAAGACAGAACGCATTAATGCCTTAGAACTTTTGGGAGCTACATTTGTAGACAAAAAAAGAGATCTACTTGGGGCTTTGAAATACTGGAAAAGAGCAATGGACATGAGGTACAGTGACAGGACTAATATCATCAGCAAACCTGTACCACAAACATTAATAATGGCTTATGACTATGCCAAGGAGGTGAACAGTGCAGAAGAACTAGAAAACCTTATTGCTGACCCTGATGAGATGAGAATGCAAGCTCTATTAATTAGAGAACGTATTCTTGGTCCTTCTCACCCAGATACATCTTATTATATTAGATACAGAGGTGCTGTCTATGCAGACTCTGGAAATTTCAAAAGATGCATCAATCTGTGGAAATATGCTTTGGATATGCAGCAGAACAATTTGGACCCCTTGAGCCCAATGACTGCTAGTAGTTTATTATCTTTTGCAGAGTTGTTCTCTTTCATGCTACAGGATAGGGCAAAAGGCTTATTGGGAACTACCGTTACATTTGATGATCTTATGGGTATATTGTGCAAAAGCGTCCTTGAGATAGATAGAGCTATCAAACAAACTCAGTGTCCACCTGACCAAATACAGTTGAATAAAGCCCTTTCCATCATTTTGCACTTAGTTTGTTTGTTAGAAAAAGTTCCTTGTACTCCAGAACAGGATCATTTTAAGAAGCAAACTATATACAAGTTTCTTAAGCTGCACCCTAGAGGAAAGAATAACTTTAGCCCTCTTCATCTGGCTGTGGACAAGAATACCACGTGTGTAGGTCGATATCCTGTTTGTAAATTCCCATCTCTGCAAGTTACTGCAGTACTGGTGGAATGTGGTGCTGATGTGAATGTCAGAGACTCTGATGACAACAGTCCCTTGCACATTGCTGCACTTAACAACCATCCAGACATCATGAACCTCCTTATCAAATCGGGTTCACATTTTGATGCCACAAACTCTCACAAACAAACTGCTAGTGACTTGTTGGATGAGAAGGAGATAGCTAAAAATTTGATCCAGCCCATAAATCATACAACATTGCAGTGTCTTGCTGCTCGTGTTATAGTGAATCATAGCATATGTTACAAAGGGCACATCCCAGAAAAGCTGGAGAACTTTGTTTTACTTCATAGATGA